A window of the Cynocephalus volans isolate mCynVol1 chromosome 10, mCynVol1.pri, whole genome shotgun sequence genome harbors these coding sequences:
- the TOP2A gene encoding DNA topoisomerase 2-alpha, with protein sequence MEVSPLQPVNENMQINKIKKNEDAKKKLSIERIYQKKTQLEHILLRPDTYIGSVELVTQQMWVYDEDVGINYREVTFVPGLYKIFDEILVNAADNKQRDPKMSCIRVTIDPENNLISIWNNGKGIPVVEHKVEKMYVPALIFGQLLTSSNYDDDEKKVTGGRNGYGAKLCNIFSTKFTVETATREYKKMFKQTWRDNMGRAGEMELKPFSGEDYTCITFQPDLSKFKMQSLDKDIVALMVRRAYDIAGSTKDVKVFLNGNKLPVKGFRSYVDMYLKDKLDETGNPLKVIHEQVNHRWEVCLTMSEKGFQQISFVNSIATSKGGRHVDYIADQIVTKLVDVVKKKNKGGVAVKAHQVKNHMWIFVNALIENPTFDSQTKENMTLQVKSFGSTCQLSEKFIKAAIGCGIVENILNWVKFKAQVQLNKKCSAVKHNRIKGIPKLDDANDAGGRNSAECTLILTEGDSAKTLAVSGLGVVGRDKYGVFPLRGKILNVREASHKQIMENAEINNIIKIVGLQYKKNYEDEDSLKTLRYGKIMIMTDQDQDGSHIKGLLINFIHHNWPSLLRHRFLEEFITPIVKVSKNKQEIAFYSLPEFEEWKSATPNHKKWKVKYYKGLGTSTSKEAKEYFADMKRHRIQFKYSGPEDDAAISLAFSKKQIDGRKEWLTHFMEDRRQRKLLGLPEDYLYGQATTYLTYNDFINKELILFSNSDNERSIPSMVDGLKPGQRKVLFTCFKRNDKREVKVAQLAGSVAEMSSYHHGEMSLMMTIINLAQNFVGSNNLNLLQPIGQFGTRLHGGKDSASPRYIFTMLSPLARLLFPPKDDHTLRFLYDDNQRVEPEWYIPIIPMVLINGAEGIGTGWSCKIPNFDVREVVNNIRRLMDGEEPLPMLPSYKNFKGTIEELAPNQYVISGEVAILNSTTIEISELPIRTWTQTYKEQVLESMLNGTEKTPPLITDYREYHTDTTVKFVVKMTEEKLAEAERVGLHKVFKLQTSLTCNSMVLFDHVGCLKKYDTVLDILRDFFELRLKYYGLRKEWLLGMLGAESAKLNNQARFILEKIDGKIIIENKPKKELIKVLIQRGYDSDPVKAWKEAQQKVPDEEENEESDNEKETEKSDSVTDSGPTFNYLLDMPLWYLTKEKKDELCRLRNEKERELDTLKRKSPSDLWKEDLAAFIEELEAVEAKEKQDEQVGLLGKGGKTKGKKTQMAEALPSPHGKRVIPQVTIEMKAEAEKKIKKKIKSENTEGSPQEDDMEPEGLRQRLEKKQKREPGTKTKKQTTLPFKPIKKGKKRNPWSDSESDMSSSNESNFDVPPRETEPRRAATKTKFTMDLDSDEDFSDFDEETQDEDFVLSDSSPPKTKTSPKHTNKDLKPQKSAMSVMKLEADDAKDSVPLSSGPPAADLPAEIEIINPVSKKNVTVKKTAAKSQSSTSTMGIKKRAAPKGTKKGPALNSDVSQKPDPAKTKNQRKRKPSTSDDSDSNFEKIISKAATSKKAKGVESDDFHLDSAIAPRAKSARAKKPIKYLEESDEDDLF encoded by the exons ATGGAGGTGTCCCCACTGCAG cctgtaaatgaaaatatgcaaatcaacaaaataaagaaaaatgaagatgcTAAGAAAAAACTGTCTATTGAAAGAATCtatcaaaagaaaacacaattggAACATATTTTGCTTCGCCCAGATACCTACATTGGCTCTGTGGAATTGGTGACCCAG CAAATGTGGGTTTATGATGAAGATGTTGGCATTAACTATAGGGAAGTCACTTTTGTTCCTGGTTTGTACAAAATCTTTGATGAGATTCTAG ttaatgCTGCGGACAACAAACAAAGGGACCCGAAAATGTCTTGTATTAGAGTCACAATTGACCC GGAAAACAATTTAATCAGTATATGGAATAATGGAAAAGGTATTCCTGTTGTTGAACACAAAGTTGAGAAGATGTATGTCCCAGCTCTCATATTTGGACAGCTCCTAACTTCTAGTAactatgatgatgatgaaaagAAAGTGACAG GTGGTCGAAATGGCTATGGAGCCAAATTATGTAACATATTCAGTACAAAATTTACTGTGGAAACAGCCACTAGAGAATACAAGAAAATGTTCAAACAG ACGTGGAGGGATAACATGGGGAGAGCTGGTGAAATGGAACTCAAGCCCTTCAGTGGAGAAGATTATACATGTATCACTTTCCAGCCTGATTTGTCTAAGTTTAAAATGCAAAGCTTGGACAAAGATATTGTTGCACTGATGGTTAGAAGAGCATATGATATTGCTGGATCCACTAAAGATGTTAAAGTCTTTCTTAATGGAAATAAGCTGCCA GTAAAAGGATTCCGTAGTTATGTAGATATGTATTTGAAGGATAAGTTAGATGAAACTGGCAACCCATTAAAAGTGATACATGAACAAGTAAACCACAGGTGGGAAGTGTGTTTAACAATGAGTGAAAAAGGCTTTCAGCAAATTAGCTTCGTCAACAGCATTGCTACTTCCAAG ggTGGCAGACATGTTGATTATATAGCTGATCAGATTGTGACTAAACTTGTTGATGttgtgaaaaagaagaacaagggTGGTGTTGCAGTAAAAGCACATCAG GTGAAAAATCACATGTGGATTTTTGTGAATGCCTTAATTGAAAACCCAACCTTTGACTCTCAGACGAAAGAAAACATGACTTTACAAGTCAAGAGCTTTGGATCAACATGCCAATTAAGTGAAAAATTCATTAAAGCT GCAATTGGCTGTGGTATTGTAGAAAACATACTAAATTGGGTGAAGTTTAAGGCTCAAGTTCAGTTAAACAAGAAGTGTTCAGCTGTAAAACATAACAGAATAAAAGGAATTCCCAAACTGGATGATGCCAATGATGCAG gaGGCCGGAACTCCGCTGAGTGTACGCTTATCCTGACGGAGGGAGACTCAGCCAAAACTTTGGCTGTTTCAGGCCTTGGTGTGGTTGGAAGAGACAAATATGGGGTTTTCCCCCTCAGAGGAAAAATACTCAATGTTCGAGAAGCTTCTCATAAACAG ATCATGGAAAATGCCGAAATTAACAATATCATCAAGATTGTGGGTCTTCAGTACAAGAAAAACTATGAAGATGAAGATTCATTGAAGACTCTTCGTTATGGGAAGATAATGATTATGACAGATCAG GACCAAGATGGTTCCCATATCAAAGGCTTGCTGATTAATTTTATCCATCACAACTGGCCTTCTCTTCTGCGACATCGTTTTCTGGAAGAATTTATCACTCCCATTGTAAAG GTATCTAAAAACAAGCAAGAAATAGCATTCTATAGCCTTCCTGAATTTGAAGAATGGAAGAGTGCTACTCCAAATCATAAAAAATGGAAAGTCAAATATTACAAAG GTTTGGGCACCAGCACATCAAAAGAAGCTAAAGAATATTTTGCAGATATGAAAAGACATCGCATCCAGTTCAAATATTCTGGTCCTGAAGATGATGCTGCAATCAGCCTG GCCTTTAGCAAAAAACAGATAGATGGTCGAAAGGAATGGTTAACTCATTTCATGGAGGACAGAAGGCAACGAAAGTTACTTGGCCTTCCtgag GATTACCTTTATGGACAAGCTACCACTTATCTGACATATAATGACTTCATAAACAAGGAACTTATCCTGTTCTCAAATTCCGATAATGAGAGATCTATCCCGTCTATGGTGGATG GTTTGAAACCAGGTCAGAGAAAggttttgtttacttgtttcaAACGGAATGATAAGCGAGAGGTGAAGGTTGCCCAGTTAGCTGGGTCAGTGGCTGAAATGTCTTCTTATCATCATGGTGAG ATGTCACTAATGATGACCATTATCAATTTGGCTCAGAATTTTGTGGGCAGCAATAATCTGAACCTCTTGCAGCCCATTGGTCAGTTTGGTACCAGGCTACATGGTGGCAAGGATTCTGCTAGTCCTCGATACATCTTCACAATGCTCAG CCCTTTGGCTCGCTTGTTATTTCCACCAAAAGATGATCACACCTTAAGGTTCTTATATGATGACAACCAGCGTGTTGAGCCTGAATGGTATATTCCTATTATACCCATGGTGCTGATAAATGGTGCTGAAGGAATCGGTACTGGGTGGTCCTGCAAAATCCCCAACTTTGATGTTCGTGAAGTTGTAAATAACATCAGGCGTTTGATGGATGGAGAAGAACCTTTGCCAATG CTTCCAAGTTACAAGAACTTCAAGGGTACTATTGAAGAGCTGGCTCCAAATCAATACGTGATTAGTGgcgaagtagctattcttaattCCACAACCATTGAAATCTCAGAGCTTCCTATCAGAACATGGACCCAA acatACAAAGAACAAGTTCTAGAATCCATGTTAAATGGCACTGAGAAGACACCCCCTCTCATAACAGACTATAGGGAATACCATACAGACACAACTGTGAAATTTGTTGTAAAGATGACTGAAGAAAAactggcagaagcagagagagttgGACTACACAAAGTCTTCAAACTCCAAACTAGTCTCACATGTAACTCTATG gtGCTTTTTGACCATGTAGGCTGTTTAAAGAAATATGACACAGTGTTGGATATTCTAAGAGACTTCTTTGAACTCAGGCTTAAATATTATGGATTAAGAAAAGAATGGCTCCTAGGAATGCTTGGTGCTGAATCTGCTAAACTGAACAATCAGGCTCGCTTTATCTTAGAGAAAATAGATGGAAAAATAATCATTG aaaataagccTAAGAAAGAATTAATTAAAGTTCTGATTCAGAGGGGATATGATTCAGATCCTGTGAAGGCCTGGAAAGAAGCCCAGCAAAAG GTTCCAGATgaagaggaaaatgaagagagtgacaatgaaaaggaaactgaaaagagTGACTCTGTAACAGATTCTGGACCAACCTTCAACTACCTTCTTGATATGCCTCTTTGGTAtctaacaaaggaaaagaaagatgaacTGTGCAgactaagaaatgaaaaa GAGCGAGAGCTAGATACATTAAAGAGAAAGAGTCCATCAGATCTGTGGAAAGAAGACTTGGCTGCTTTTATTGAAGAACTGGAG GCTGTTGAAGCCAAGGAAAAACAAGATGAACAAGTAGGACTTCTTGGGAAAGGGGGGAAAAcaaaggggaagaaaacacaaatggcTGAAGCTTTGCCTTCTCCACATGGGAAAAGAGTCATTCCCCAAGTGACCATAGAGATGAAAgcagaggcagaaaagaaaattaaaaagaaaattaag AGCGAAAATACTGAAGGAAGTCCTCAAGAGGATGATATGGAACCAGAAGGCCTAAGACAAAGattagagaaaaaacagaaaagagaaccag GTACTAAGACCAAGAAACAAACTACATTGCCATTTAAGCcaatcaaaaaaggaaagaagagaaacccCTGGTCTGACTCAGAATCAGATATGAGCAGTAGTAATGAGAGTAATTTTGATGTCCCTCCACGAGAAACAGAGCCACGGAGAGCAGCAA CAAAAACCAAGTTCACAATGGATTTGGATTCAGATGAAGATTTCTCAGATTTTGATGAAGAAACTCAAGATGAAGATTTTGTCCTATCAGATTCTAGTCCACCTAAGACCAAAACTTCCCCAAA acatACTAATAAAGACCTGAAGCCACAAAAAAGTGCCATGTCAG TAATGAAACTTGAGGCTGATGATGCTAAGGACAGTGTACCACTTTCTTCAGGCCCTCCTGCTGCTGATTTGCCAGCTGAAATTGAAATTATAAACCCAGTTTCTAAAAAGAATGTGACAGTGAAGAAGACGGCAGCAAAAA GTCAGTCTTCCACCTCCACTATGGGCATCAAAAAAAGGGCTGCACCAAAAGGAACCAAAAAAGGTCCAGCCTTGAATTCTGATGTCTCTCAAAAGCCTGATCCTGCCAAAACCAAGAATCAGCGCAAAAGGAAACCATCCACCTCTGATGATTCTGACTctaattttgagaaaattatttctaaagcaGCTACAAGCAAG AAAGCCAAGGGGGTGGAGAGCGATGACTTCCATCTGGACTCAGCTATAGCTCCTCGGGCAAAATCTGCACGGGCAAAGAAACCTATAAAGTATCTTGAAGAGTCAGATGAAGATGATCTGTTTTAA